The Elgaria multicarinata webbii isolate HBS135686 ecotype San Diego chromosome 4, rElgMul1.1.pri, whole genome shotgun sequence genome contains a region encoding:
- the C4H2orf50 gene encoding uncharacterized protein C2orf50 homolog, which produces MGSRANGLRRTTSAGYRSPATSPVGDLASCSSPSLSSSQSERTQHTTIQSSVKPSSKTREEQEALKGDQVRQDRVWREFVEAERRSTKYWYQNWSFLKDYDPLGQKKDPEQLPKYMSVFSDKIPNTNSRVIGSRMNTDLGKTLVKMDYFLNYGRRKNKLGQEFQPS; this is translated from the exons ATGGGGAGCAGAGCAAATGGACTCAGGAGAACTACATCGGCAGGGTACCGGTCACCGGCTACCAGCCCTGTCGGGGATTTAGCCTCATGTTCCTCTCCTTCACTGAGCAGCAGCCAATCTGAAAGGACCCAGCATACCACCATACAGAGCTCGGTGAAACCGTCAAGCAAGACCCGAGAAGAGCAAGAAGCCCTGAAGGGAGATCAGGTCCGACAAGACAGGGTCTGGAGAGAGTTTGTGGAGGCTGAAAGAAGGTCAACAAAATACTG GTACCAGAACTGGAGTTTCCTAAAGGACTATGATCCACTG GGACAGAAAAAAGACCCTGAGCAACTCCCCAAGTACATGTCAGTATTCTCAGACAAAATTCCCAACACCAACAGCCGTGTTATTGGCAGCAGAATGAACACTGATCTTGGCAAAACCCTGGTAAAAATGGATTACTTCCTCAActatggaagaagaaaaaataaacttgGACAAGAATTCCAGCCTTCctag